Proteins encoded together in one Ignavibacteria bacterium window:
- a CDS encoding type ISP restriction/modification enzyme, with amino-acid sequence MTIQQYIDNIIKRYKLGNATEHTFRGDLQTLIESIVPAIRATNEPKRQKCGAPDFILTKKDIPIGFIETKDIGDEDLLGTKKTGNKEQFDRYRASLNNIIFTDYLNFVFYRDGAFVTNIEIAKVQNDKIVPAPENFDVLNNYIKEFCSHIGQTISSPKKLAEMMAGKARLLADIIEKAIVSDENSNENSTLKQQMTAFKQILIHDITPKAFADVYAQTIAYGMFAARYHDTSISNFSRQEAAELIPKSNPFLRKLFGYIAGPDLDDRIKWIVDSLVDIFLACNVKDILGSYGKATKMEDPIIHFYETFLSEYDPKLRKARGVWYTPQPVVNFIVRAVDDILKTEFDLPQGLADNSKTKIIINQQGKMIEQEVHKVQILDPATGTGTFLAETVKYIHKNFEGQQGIWSNYVETHLLPRLNGFELLMASYAMAHLKMDLLLSDTGYKQTNNQRFRIYLTNSLEEHHPETGTLFANWLSNEAREANEIKRDTPVMVIMGNPPYSGESANKGEWIMNLMEDYKKEPGGKEKLKEQNSKFINDDYVKFIRYGQHFIEINGSGVLAFINPHGFLDNPTFRGMRWNLLNTYDKIYTIDLHGNAKKKETAPDGSVDVNVFDIEQGVSINFFIKTGKKNSNELGKVFHFDMFGKREFKYDFLLENNLSSIPYSELKYTEPNYFFKSKDLEEEIEYNSNGFLIKDLFPLNSLGLLTKRDDLSIDFNESNLENKIIFFLDETKTVDEVCRRFNLVIKDNDKWDANITRDKVPLKDIKSQIKDFQYRPFDNRKVFYNPYFVARPNTKVLGHFIKDNFGLIICRQGQAVGGGEWNTVFTCKYLVDQNIYRRGGGTVFPLYLYPENTGQMEFGQTNERTPNLNIEIVNKIAEGLGLTFTNEKEETENTFAPIDILDYIYAVLHSPSYREKYKEFLKIDFPRVPYPKDKNTFWQLVKLGGELRQIHLLESPNVEKFITQYPIDGDNKVGKIKYQDNKVFINDTQYFANIPEVAWSFFIGGYQPAQKWLKDRKERVLDYNDILHYQIIIAALTETNILMKEINNIVIE; translated from the coding sequence ATGACGATACAACAATACATTGACAACATAATCAAACGCTACAAACTCGGTAATGCCACCGAGCACACTTTTCGTGGAGATTTACAAACACTTATCGAAAGTATTGTTCCTGCTATCCGCGCTACTAACGAACCTAAACGACAGAAATGCGGTGCTCCCGATTTTATTCTTACTAAAAAAGATATTCCTATCGGCTTCATAGAAACTAAAGACATCGGTGACGAAGACCTACTTGGTACTAAGAAAACCGGCAACAAGGAACAGTTCGACCGCTACAGGGCTTCGCTGAATAATATTATTTTCACAGATTACTTAAATTTTGTTTTCTATCGCGACGGTGCATTTGTTACAAATATTGAAATTGCAAAAGTTCAGAATGATAAAATCGTTCCGGCTCCTGAAAACTTTGATGTTTTAAATAATTATATAAAAGAGTTTTGTTCTCATATAGGTCAAACAATCAGTAGTCCAAAGAAACTTGCTGAAATGATGGCAGGCAAAGCCCGTCTGCTTGCAGACATAATTGAGAAAGCAATCGTGTCCGATGAAAACTCCAACGAAAACAGCACACTCAAACAACAGATGACTGCCTTTAAGCAGATTCTTATTCATGATATCACTCCAAAAGCTTTTGCAGATGTTTACGCTCAGACAATTGCCTATGGTATGTTCGCCGCCCGCTACCACGATACGAGCATTTCAAACTTCAGCCGTCAGGAAGCCGCCGAGCTTATTCCAAAGTCTAATCCTTTTCTTCGAAAATTGTTTGGTTACATCGCAGGTCCCGACCTCGACGACCGTATCAAATGGATTGTGGATTCTCTCGTCGATATTTTTCTCGCATGCAACGTAAAAGATATTCTTGGCAGCTATGGCAAGGCTACTAAAATGGAAGACCCTATCATCCATTTCTACGAAACCTTCCTTAGCGAGTACGACCCGAAGCTTCGCAAAGCTCGTGGTGTCTGGTACACACCACAGCCCGTTGTAAATTTTATCGTCCGTGCAGTTGATGATATTCTGAAAACCGAATTCGATCTTCCGCAGGGCTTAGCAGATAACAGTAAAACTAAAATCATAATTAATCAGCAGGGGAAAATGATTGAACAGGAAGTTCACAAAGTTCAAATCCTTGATCCCGCAACAGGCACGGGAACTTTCCTTGCCGAAACCGTTAAGTACATTCATAAAAACTTTGAAGGACAGCAGGGCATCTGGAGCAACTACGTCGAAACACATTTGCTTCCGCGTCTCAACGGTTTCGAATTGTTAATGGCTTCCTATGCAATGGCGCATCTGAAAATGGATTTGCTCTTATCCGATACTGGCTACAAACAAACGAATAACCAGCGTTTCAGAATTTATCTTACTAACAGTCTCGAAGAGCACCATCCCGAAACAGGCACGTTGTTTGCCAACTGGCTCAGCAATGAAGCAAGAGAGGCAAACGAAATAAAGCGTGATACACCTGTAATGGTTATTATGGGTAATCCGCCGTATAGTGGCGAGAGTGCAAACAAAGGTGAATGGATTATGAATCTGATGGAGGATTATAAAAAGGAACCTGGCGGAAAAGAAAAACTTAAAGAACAAAACTCTAAATTTATTAATGATGACTATGTGAAATTTATAAGATATGGTCAGCATTTTATTGAGATAAATGGAAGCGGAGTTTTAGCTTTTATAAATCCTCACGGTTTTTTAGATAACCCAACATTCAGAGGTATGCGTTGGAATTTGCTCAATACATACGATAAAATTTATACAATAGATTTACATGGTAATGCTAAAAAGAAAGAAACAGCGCCAGATGGTTCCGTTGATGTAAATGTATTCGATATTGAACAAGGGGTATCAATTAATTTCTTTATTAAAACAGGTAAGAAAAACTCAAATGAATTAGGGAAAGTTTTTCATTTTGATATGTTTGGAAAAAGGGAGTTTAAATATGATTTTCTCCTAGAGAATAATTTGAGTTCAATACCATATTCGGAATTAAAATATACTGAACCAAATTATTTTTTCAAATCGAAAGATTTAGAAGAGGAAATCGAATATAACAGTAATGGTTTTCTTATAAAGGATTTGTTCCCATTAAATTCATTAGGACTTCTTACTAAACGTGATGACTTATCTATAGATTTTAATGAGTCTAATTTAGAAAATAAAATAATATTCTTTTTAGATGAAACTAAAACTGTTGATGAGGTTTGTAGAAGATTTAATTTAGTAATTAAGGATAATGATAAGTGGGATGCCAATATAACTAGGGACAAAGTTCCTTTAAAGGATATAAAATCTCAAATTAAAGATTTTCAATATCGACCATTTGATAACAGAAAGGTTTTTTATAATCCTTATTTTGTTGCAAGACCCAATACAAAAGTTTTGGGGCATTTCATAAAAGATAATTTCGGATTAATAATATGTAGGCAAGGACAAGCAGTTGGTGGAGGTGAATGGAACACAGTTTTCACTTGTAAATATCTTGTTGATCAGAATATTTATAGAAGAGGTGGTGGAACGGTATTTCCTCTTTATCTCTATCCCGAAAACACTGGTCAAATGGAATTTGGACAAACTAACGAAAGAACTCCAAACCTGAACATAGAAATCGTAAATAAAATAGCTGAAGGTCTCGGCTTAACATTCACAAATGAGAAAGAAGAAACAGAAAACACATTCGCACCAATCGACATACTCGATTACATATATGCAGTTCTGCATTCACCATCATACAGAGAAAAATACAAAGAATTCCTGAAAATAGATTTCCCAAGAGTGCCTTATCCAAAAGACAAAAACACTTTTTGGCAACTAGTAAAACTCGGAGGTGAACTAAGACAAATTCATTTATTAGAAAGTCCTAATGTAGAAAAATTCATAACACAATATCCAATAGACGGTGACAACAAAGTTGGTAAGATTAAATATCAGGACAACAAAGTTTTCATAAATGATACTCAGTACTTTGCAAACATTCCCGAAGTAGCATGGTCATTTTTCATTGGCGGATATCAACCAGCCCAAAAGTGGCTCAAAGACAGGAAAGAGAGAGTGTTGGATTATAATGATATTCTACATTATCAAATAATAATTGCGGCATTGACGGAGACAAATATATTAATGAAAGAAATTAATAACATAGTTATAGAATAA
- a CDS encoding DUF4209 domain-containing protein, whose product MNKLEEYILLLDNSNLDDTNHLEIENNFQKIRDDFVNSGDNDNADLAQLEMEVYSFTKNYENNKIKLSFRFSGKRKDTDGKDIPFEWPNSDSYDEDKYSYIHKRFISTNNSYCKKEYGLFLLLAKNSKYKNNDIAKEVLNALFNLSSIYIGYIQSDINDDKHYTIFLINSVNIMFILSKSRANNEKEINEIYCKVKDFIFNMLSNWDINHKMSLAPVGRISELIINNIDDFKYYDINLILEKIFLCVVEISKYYLYGGIDLAKIGLRFEKKVLKGNNPRWIRLIAEYYEKLARLAEEKKDSTAVVFYEESLKNYKLLNDQVKINEIEGKFVELKNMGFGFGIIKTEIPQDETNQTYEKILKLVKDAGDTDIISFLISTPMFMNLDQLNVLTEEQYQKPSLLNQIGKNVIDKRGYTVEVFETEEDKKEYLKLELFGINFQLSTADLWWFFIESIREHKLNHDLIYNYLETTWIGKTYKKMYNGKYYDIKPLEIVNPGLILIFDEFEKAISDYEHKPNLVCAIDSLTLKIEYLLRYFCEELGIATYKDKNMELNLKEEKNIYDFLSDEKLKTSILQDDIFFIKYVLLSKMGKNLRHNVAHGLMDFHDYDSYYAILLICIIMKLSSYQFVVKLN is encoded by the coding sequence ATGAATAAATTAGAAGAATATATTTTACTTTTAGACAACAGTAATCTAGATGATACAAATCATTTAGAAATAGAAAACAATTTTCAAAAAATAAGAGATGATTTTGTCAATAGCGGTGACAATGACAATGCTGATTTAGCCCAGCTTGAAATGGAAGTTTATAGCTTTACAAAAAATTATGAAAACAATAAAATAAAGTTATCGTTTAGATTTAGTGGAAAAAGAAAAGATACCGATGGAAAGGATATCCCTTTCGAATGGCCAAACAGTGATTCTTATGATGAGGATAAATATTCGTATATACATAAGAGGTTTATCTCAACAAATAATAGTTATTGCAAAAAAGAATATGGATTATTTTTGCTATTAGCTAAAAATAGTAAATACAAAAATAATGATATTGCAAAAGAGGTTCTTAATGCACTTTTCAATTTAAGTTCTATTTACATAGGTTATATACAATCAGACATTAACGATGATAAACATTATACTATATTTCTAATTAACTCAGTAAATATAATGTTTATACTTTCAAAATCCAGAGCAAACAATGAAAAAGAAATTAACGAAATATATTGTAAGGTGAAGGATTTTATTTTCAATATGTTAAGTAATTGGGATATTAATCATAAAATGTCTTTAGCTCCAGTGGGAAGAATATCTGAGCTTATAATTAATAATATTGACGATTTTAAATATTACGATATCAACCTTATTTTAGAAAAAATCTTTTTATGTGTCGTAGAGATTTCTAAATATTATTTATATGGTGGTATTGATTTAGCAAAAATAGGACTTAGATTTGAAAAAAAAGTTCTTAAAGGAAATAATCCTCGCTGGATAAGATTGATTGCCGAGTATTATGAAAAATTAGCTAGATTAGCTGAAGAGAAAAAAGATAGCACGGCTGTTGTTTTTTATGAGGAATCATTAAAAAATTATAAATTATTGAATGATCAAGTAAAAATCAACGAAATTGAAGGTAAGTTTGTCGAATTAAAGAATATGGGGTTTGGTTTTGGTATCATAAAAACAGAAATTCCCCAAGATGAAACAAATCAAACATACGAAAAAATTTTAAAGCTAGTTAAGGATGCAGGTGACACTGACATTATTAGCTTTTTAATTTCGACACCTATGTTTATGAATTTAGATCAATTAAATGTGTTAACAGAAGAGCAATATCAAAAACCATCATTACTCAATCAGATTGGGAAAAATGTAATTGATAAAAGAGGTTACACAGTTGAAGTATTTGAAACAGAAGAAGATAAAAAAGAGTATTTAAAGTTAGAGTTATTTGGAATTAACTTTCAATTATCAACTGCTGATTTATGGTGGTTTTTTATAGAATCTATACGAGAGCATAAGCTCAACCATGATTTAATATATAATTATCTGGAGACTACATGGATTGGAAAAACTTATAAGAAAATGTACAATGGGAAGTATTATGATATAAAACCATTAGAAATTGTCAATCCAGGATTAATATTAATATTCGATGAATTTGAGAAAGCTATTAGCGATTATGAGCATAAACCAAATCTAGTGTGTGCAATAGATTCACTTACTCTGAAAATCGAATATTTATTAAGATATTTTTGTGAGGAATTGGGGATTGCTACATACAAAGACAAAAATATGGAATTAAATTTAAAAGAAGAAAAGAACATTTATGACTTTCTAAGTGATGAGAAACTTAAAACGAGTATTCTTCAAGACGATATATTTTTTATTAAGTATGTGTTGTTAAGTAAAATGGGAAAAAATTTAAGACATAATGTTGCTCATGGATTAATGGATTTTCATGACTACGATTCGTATTATGCAATATTACTTATTTGTATAATAATGAAATTAAGTTCTTATCAATTTGTTGTTAAACTTAATTAA
- a CDS encoding polyhydroxyalkanoic acid system family protein codes for MNPGEYKKALTRIQNNLPKLKEQHSDGVKDLQESWNGNTGEFKFKISGFKISGTLQVDDKFVLINGEIPFAVLLFKGTIEETIRAKAEELLGEKYLL; via the coding sequence TTGAATCCTGGTGAGTATAAAAAAGCTCTCACCCGTATTCAAAATAACCTGCCTAAACTAAAGGAACAACACTCCGACGGAGTAAAGGACTTACAAGAATCCTGGAATGGTAACACCGGAGAATTTAAATTCAAAATATCAGGGTTTAAAATATCCGGGACTTTGCAAGTAGATGATAAATTTGTTTTGATTAACGGTGAGATACCTTTCGCAGTACTACTTTTTAAAGGCACGATTGAAGAAACAATTCGAGCTAAGGCTGAGGAGTTACTTGGGGAGAAATATTTACTGTGA
- a CDS encoding GTPase has product MPNTIEFSDEFEKRIDRVTNIHIYLNELLDKLPDAVPDAIKEKIVNTISGNEGLKVLIKGIKERRAPRFILVGRTGSGKSSLINALFGKYLAHTSDVMVGTYKIKKYDYYLNGKLIFEFLDTRGIADLGKDSIDVLINAVGIFAPDGVMYVKRANDRDNLEKDLEALSKVLNKINDFVKNTFNTNIPLIAVLNASDELMPARLKKPEEYDNRKLKNIKDSEKQLSDLFINYNIQAVEIISVSSYLEWNCEGHPSDLSESKRQELEISFDGRYQIDKLLNLIENNIDLSAAIYLMMLSRCEHAVKKIANRFIHSFSSASSVIGLAPIPFSDIFVLLPLQIMLTMLIAYLAGRELNWNVAREFLSAMGLITGVGMLFRWTAQQLSKFLNAPFPGFGSAISGAIAYTGTYTIGKAAVAYFIDDISIEDIKSKLSSFKNEGDAEQNLVS; this is encoded by the coding sequence ATGCCGAATACTATTGAATTTTCAGACGAGTTTGAAAAAAGAATAGATAGAGTAACTAATATTCATATCTATCTAAATGAATTATTGGATAAACTTCCAGATGCAGTACCTGATGCGATTAAAGAAAAAATTGTTAATACAATATCAGGTAATGAAGGATTGAAAGTCTTAATAAAAGGGATTAAAGAAAGACGAGCTCCTAGATTTATATTAGTTGGAAGAACCGGTTCCGGGAAAAGTAGTTTAATAAATGCACTGTTTGGGAAATATTTAGCTCATACATCTGATGTTATGGTCGGTACATATAAAATTAAGAAATACGATTATTACTTAAATGGAAAATTGATTTTTGAGTTTTTAGATACACGAGGTATAGCAGACTTGGGCAAAGATTCAATTGATGTATTAATAAATGCAGTAGGCATTTTTGCTCCCGATGGAGTAATGTATGTTAAAAGGGCAAACGATAGGGATAATTTGGAAAAAGACTTAGAGGCGTTAAGTAAAGTTTTAAATAAAATTAATGATTTCGTAAAAAATACTTTTAATACAAATATACCTTTAATAGCTGTACTAAATGCATCAGATGAATTAATGCCCGCTCGTTTAAAAAAACCGGAAGAATATGACAACCGTAAACTTAAAAATATTAAAGATTCAGAAAAACAATTATCTGATTTGTTTATTAATTATAATATTCAAGCCGTTGAGATAATTTCTGTTTCATCATATTTAGAATGGAATTGTGAAGGTCATCCATCAGATTTAAGTGAGTCTAAAAGACAAGAATTAGAAATTTCTTTTGATGGGAGATATCAAATTGATAAATTGTTAAATTTAATAGAAAATAATATTGATTTGTCTGCAGCTATTTATTTGATGATGTTATCAAGGTGTGAACATGCAGTTAAAAAAATTGCAAATAGATTTATCCATTCTTTTTCATCGGCTTCATCAGTTATTGGTCTTGCACCTATTCCCTTTTCTGATATTTTTGTTTTACTTCCATTACAAATAATGCTAACAATGTTAATCGCCTATTTGGCGGGCAGAGAATTAAACTGGAATGTCGCAAGAGAATTTTTATCAGCAATGGGCCTTATTACTGGTGTTGGAATGTTATTTAGATGGACAGCTCAACAACTTTCCAAATTTTTAAATGCCCCCTTTCCTGGCTTTGGTAGTGCAATAAGCGGTGCAATAGCTTATACTGGCACTTATACTATAGGAAAAGCTGCTGTTGCTTATTTTATTGATGATATTTCAATTGAAGATATAAAAAGCAAACTAAGTTCTTTTAAAAACGAGGGGGACGCGGAACAAAACCTTGTTTCATAA
- a CDS encoding GxxExxY protein — MAKTIKPNYESIFVGLGKITENIYKELGAGFDESVVQNAFAIEFRENSISYLKELNIEVFYKGHYVGVDRPDFVLFPSSDNAIKLNVPLVLELKAVTGAISSDHRAQLKSYFKSLPKNKNHDIRNITLGMLVKFTKTEDFKLLDEEPETDTTDETKKKPPKEKPKFEMELWEFDSTKEAMNLIARFPEFPKKEVKKTKATKKTK; from the coding sequence ATGGCAAAAACTATAAAACCAAATTACGAATCAATTTTTGTAGGGCTTGGTAAAATAACCGAGAACATTTACAAAGAACTTGGGGCAGGTTTTGATGAGTCAGTCGTACAAAATGCTTTTGCTATTGAATTCAGAGAAAACAGTATTAGTTATTTAAAAGAGTTAAACATAGAAGTATTTTACAAGGGACATTATGTTGGTGTTGATAGACCAGATTTTGTCTTGTTTCCTTCCTCGGATAATGCGATCAAATTAAATGTACCTTTAGTATTAGAATTAAAAGCTGTTACAGGTGCAATTAGTTCTGACCACAGAGCACAACTGAAAAGTTACTTCAAATCTTTACCTAAAAATAAGAATCATGATATTAGAAATATAACTTTAGGGATGTTGGTTAAATTTACAAAAACTGAAGACTTTAAATTACTTGACGAAGAACCCGAAACTGATACCACAGACGAGACTAAGAAGAAACCACCAAAAGAAAAACCAAAATTTGAAATGGAACTATGGGAATTCGACAGTACAAAAGAGGCAATGAATCTCATAGCTAGATTTCCAGAGTTTCCTAAAAAGGAAGTTAAAAAAACTAAAGCTACAAAAAAGACAAAGTAA
- a CDS encoding ATP-dependent Clp protease proteolytic subunit — protein MNKIEVINSEERLFERRKIFLNTVIEEATASEIIPKFIYLDSVSHDPIEFYINSPGGSVTAGLAIYDIMCSISSEVSTICFGQASSMAQVLLTAGAKGKRFAYPHAQIMMHQPMGTIQGQVTDIQIQMFEIQKLKLKLSEITALHTGQPLERVLQDAERDFYFSVDDAIKYGLIDEIITLRNVPVLNDKNRNNRKSKNNKKTK, from the coding sequence ATGAATAAAATAGAAGTAATAAATTCAGAGGAAAGATTATTCGAAAGAAGAAAAATCTTTTTAAATACAGTAATCGAAGAAGCCACTGCTTCAGAAATAATTCCGAAATTTATTTATTTAGATTCTGTTTCTCACGATCCGATAGAATTCTATATAAATAGTCCGGGTGGAAGCGTTACTGCCGGCCTGGCTATTTATGATATCATGTGTTCTATTAGTTCAGAAGTTTCAACAATCTGTTTCGGACAAGCTAGCTCTATGGCTCAGGTACTTCTCACAGCGGGTGCAAAAGGAAAAAGGTTTGCTTATCCACATGCTCAGATAATGATGCATCAACCTATGGGTACAATCCAAGGACAAGTGACCGACATCCAGATACAGATGTTTGAGATACAAAAGCTTAAGCTCAAATTATCTGAAATCACAGCATTACACACAGGTCAACCTTTAGAAAGAGTACTTCAGGATGCTGAAAGAGATTTTTATTTTTCAGTAGATGATGCTATAAAGTATGGCTTGATTGACGAAATAATAACACTTAGAAATGTCCCTGTTTTAAATGATAAGAATAGAAATAACAGGAAAAGTAAAAACAATAAGAAAACAAAGTAA
- a CDS encoding helix-turn-helix domain-containing protein has translation MVSSSELTQTSSQEISTESLRLLSVNEARELLRVRHDTVKKLIEEGKIEVLIIGKRTKIPYISLKKFVEENARTLNEEQKEEQLATSREFINKKVDSIINKHTRRN, from the coding sequence ATGGTGAGTTCTTCGGAACTCACCCAAACTTCGAGTCAGGAAATATCGACCGAAAGTCTTAGATTACTTTCGGTCAACGAGGCTCGCGAATTACTAAGAGTAAGACATGATACTGTTAAAAAGTTAATTGAAGAAGGCAAGATTGAAGTACTGATAATAGGTAAACGTACTAAAATCCCTTATATCAGCCTTAAGAAATTCGTCGAAGAAAATGCCAGAACATTAAACGAAGAACAAAAGGAAGAACAACTTGCTACATCAAGAGAATTCATAAATAAAAAAGTGGATTCAATAATTAATAAACATACAAGGAGAAACTAA
- a CDS encoding tyrosine-type recombinase/integrase, whose translation MATRYKKRDLWYIDYLVEGKRYSKNTYLKATRANEKEADKIKREIEDLISSKKYIVSTGKTLINFVEIFKREHLNLKSESHQGVFRDALGHFLKVVPPETKIEDITSEHIARFIENLKSKVANSSMLTYINYMKIFFNFLVEEEIILRNPIRKKQIPKRVKKNIVFFSEKMLEDILQTAKERDESYYKFLMMLLLTGQRPIDVLGLTVGNIDMENGKIVVNISKTNKQIIFPIYDKLKEFIETELSHLKDADRTERIFKNFNSETVRKRFQRVKKHLAITEKNIFTLKTFRKTFASYLASKGVDQAKIADLLGHDDAHTTRKYYAAVSTDNLRKELNIIFDIQNSAKSADKTADTCKK comes from the coding sequence ATGGCAACTAGATATAAAAAACGAGATTTGTGGTATATAGACTATCTTGTTGAAGGAAAGCGTTATTCAAAGAATACGTACCTTAAAGCTACAAGAGCAAACGAAAAAGAGGCGGATAAGATTAAAAGAGAAATTGAGGATTTAATCTCATCAAAGAAATACATTGTCTCGACAGGTAAAACGTTAATTAATTTTGTTGAAATATTTAAACGCGAACATTTGAACTTAAAATCAGAGTCACATCAGGGCGTCTTTCGGGATGCCTTGGGACACTTCTTGAAAGTAGTTCCGCCAGAAACAAAGATAGAAGATATTACATCAGAACACATAGCAAGGTTCATTGAAAACCTGAAATCGAAAGTAGCAAACTCTTCTATGCTTACATATATTAATTACATGAAAATCTTCTTCAACTTTCTTGTAGAAGAAGAAATCATACTTCGTAATCCGATACGAAAGAAACAAATACCGAAGAGAGTGAAGAAGAATATAGTGTTCTTTAGCGAGAAGATGCTTGAAGACATTCTCCAGACAGCGAAAGAAAGAGACGAGTCATACTACAAGTTCCTTATGATGTTGCTGTTAACCGGTCAACGGCCTATTGATGTATTAGGACTCACTGTTGGTAATATCGATATGGAGAACGGTAAAATTGTTGTTAACATCTCGAAGACCAATAAACAGATTATCTTTCCGATATATGATAAGTTAAAAGAATTTATCGAAACAGAACTAAGCCATTTAAAAGATGCTGATAGGACCGAAAGGATATTTAAGAATTTTAATTCTGAGACTGTAAGAAAAAGATTTCAAAGAGTTAAAAAACATTTAGCAATCACGGAAAAAAATATTTTTACGTTGAAGACTTTTCGCAAGACATTTGCTTCTTATCTTGCTTCGAAAGGTGTTGATCAAGCTAAGATAGCAGACTTGCTCGGTCACGATGATGCTCATACAACGCGTAAATATTATGCGGCGGTTTCTACAGATAATTTACGTAAAGAACTCAACATTATCTTTGATATACAGAACTCTGCAAAAAGTGCTGACAAAACTGCTGACACCTGCAAGAAATAG
- a CDS encoding Crp/Fnr family transcriptional regulator: MINFDLKNIFLFSNLNDTEADSIKEFSSLKRYSKGEIIFFDTEPYTGIYGILEGVVKIFKISKEGREHLIHLEHPGSTFGEVPMFENFSAIIEKERTYPANAMALDTETVVVKIPVKPFTEFIKQNNDACLKMLSSFARRLRFLNTHIENLTLGDVTKRLSIYLVTEYEKKLSSDCPGIRSLELGISKYDLASHLGTINETLSRVFKKLQNESILEVRGKTIDIINFPALKKYAK, encoded by the coding sequence ATGATAAATTTCGACTTAAAAAATATTTTCTTATTCTCAAACCTTAACGATACAGAAGCAGATTCAATAAAGGAATTTTCTTCTTTAAAAAGGTATTCGAAGGGTGAAATAATTTTTTTTGATACTGAACCTTACACGGGTATATACGGCATACTTGAAGGTGTTGTGAAAATTTTTAAAATCTCGAAAGAAGGTCGTGAACATCTCATTCATCTTGAACATCCGGGAAGTACTTTCGGCGAGGTACCGATGTTCGAGAATTTTTCTGCTATAATAGAGAAGGAGAGGACTTATCCCGCAAACGCTATGGCACTGGACACTGAGACGGTTGTTGTCAAAATCCCGGTAAAACCGTTTACGGAATTCATAAAACAGAATAATGATGCCTGTCTTAAAATGCTTTCAAGCTTTGCACGAAGACTGAGGTTTTTAAACACTCACATAGAAAATCTTACACTCGGAGATGTTACTAAACGTCTTTCAATTTATCTTGTTACCGAGTATGAAAAGAAGTTAAGTTCTGATTGTCCGGGTATTAGATCCCTTGAACTCGGCATATCAAAGTACGACCTAGCCTCACACCTCGGCACGATAAACGAAACACTTTCCAGAGTTTTTAAAAAACTTCAGAATGAAAGCATTTTGGAAGTAAGAGGTAAAACGATTGATATTATTAATTTTCCGGCTCTAAAGAAATATGCTAAATAA
- the ric gene encoding iron-sulfur cluster repair di-iron protein, which translates to MKFTTQNTLADIVKSDFRAARIFENFNLDFCCKGNRPLSEACIEKKLDADAVLQQVNAVLNGATVDKSPDEWTIGELANHILNTHHVYTKEMLPVIYAHSQKVSNVHGKNHPEVVEIAEIFSRVHDELNSHMMKEERMLFPFILSMAEAEKNNTHTAPPPFGSVSGPISVMEREHVEAGDGLYRIRELSNNYSAPEDACSTYRVLYQELNEFENDLHRHIHLENNILFPRAIELEKQLTAHN; encoded by the coding sequence ATGAAATTCACAACTCAAAATACACTTGCTGATATCGTAAAATCGGATTTCAGAGCAGCACGCATTTTCGAAAACTTTAATCTTGATTTCTGCTGCAAGGGTAATAGGCCTCTTTCGGAAGCTTGCATCGAAAAGAAACTTGATGCAGATGCTGTTCTTCAGCAAGTCAATGCTGTTCTTAACGGTGCAACGGTTGATAAATCCCCTGATGAATGGACAATTGGCGAACTTGCAAACCATATTCTTAACACACATCACGTTTATACAAAGGAAATGCTTCCGGTTATTTATGCGCACTCACAAAAAGTCAGCAATGTGCACGGGAAAAATCATCCCGAAGTTGTTGAGATAGCTGAGATATTTTCACGGGTTCACGATGAACTTAATTCTCACATGATGAAAGAGGAAAGAATGCTTTTTCCGTTTATTCTTTCAATGGCTGAAGCTGAGAAGAATAACACGCATACTGCCCCTCCTCCTTTTGGGAGCGTCTCAGGTCCCATAAGTGTAATGGAAAGGGAGCATGTAGAAGCAGGTGATGGTCTTTATAGAATAAGGGAATTGAGCAATAATTACTCTGCGCCTGAAGATGCGTGCAGTACATACAGAGTTCTCTATCAGGAACTGAATGAATTTGAAAACGACCTGCACAGGCATATTCATCTCGAAAATAATATTCTGTTTCCGAGGGCGATAGAGCTTGAGAAGCAGCTAACAGCTCATAACTGA